AATTCTGTCGTGTTTTTCAAattagaggaaagaaaagatttagaACTGCTACAAGTGTTGTACGCACTGTAGCTTGTATTTTAAGATAGTGTATCTTTCTTGTATGATATAATTTTTACCATCTTTACAATGAAACCAACTGCTACTGTAATCTTAACTGTTCAAGGACATACAAGATGTGGAAATTAATGGAAATTAATAGGTTGATTGGCAGTTTAAAATAGAACTGCCACATTTTCGTTACTTGTAATCTCTCACCTACATCTGCTTTGATACAGAGATATCACGAGGATGGCAATATTCCCCATAATCTTGTCTTGAGGACACCATACCATTCACGGTAACATTAGCTGCCAGAGGCATCCAGTTCTCTAAATATTTGTGTGGTTCAGCATGATTCTTTTATAGCGTAACATGCACTATGCCTTCCTGCCATAATAAATTTGCGTGGTTAAAGTGGTTTATAATATAGCTTGCCTAAACATCTGTAAAACAGCTGTTGGCACAGAGCAAATAACTGCACAAAAGATTACCAAAATCAGGAGCAAGAAATAAAGTTGTGCAAGCAAATAAGTGATGAACAGTTGATTGAATGGTTGATTGGGTACAACCTTACATTAAGTTGATGCGTAAGAGTTATCTTTCAGTTGCTGTTACTTCATTAGAAGTTGTCCTTCTTttgtaaacaaaaaaacaaaaaaacaaacaaaaaaaaatttgttaGGCCCAGTATAGCTTTCATTCCAATCACACTCATCGCATCAAAAGCACTtgattcattttctatttacaAAGAACCACATATGTGAAAGCCAGGACTTATGAATATCTGTATTAATCCATAAACTTTCCTAGACTGATATCTTTGTACGATGCAGACTTCAGAGTTTTTTCAATGTTGAAATACAGTTGTGTTAAAATTCAGTTACTTAAAATAGACATAAGAATACTGCTGAAACTGACAATGTAAAAAGCTCTTGAGATaccagtcattttttttttttttaaattcttgccTTAATTATTAAACTTACAGCTAAGTCCTAGCAGTAAGACAAGCATTAGGTATAAACCCACcttctgaagacaaaaagagagaaaagcagcagagcttTTACAGGACCTGTTtacattcaggaaaaaaaaacttcagtcTAGAATCTTTCTTCACCTCTAGTGACCACAAAAGAGAGACAGTGATATGACCTGCATGCCTTATGAAAGAGCAAGAGTGCCCCTCTATAGTTGGTAGTAATAACAAATTTGTGATCATGCATTCAAAGTAGGACTTTTCACACTCaagaatttcattttgctaCTTTTCAAACATCAATGCTGTACAAATGTATCATTACATTCACATATGGTGCACTAACAAAAGTGCAACATAAGATAGGTTATTATATATAGGTCTAAGCATGTTAAATCCAGAGTAGGTGTTGgaataaacaaaacactttaaaaGATATCAGTTTATCAACTTTATCTGAATCCCCACCATTTAATACTAAATAACTGAGCAGCTAATGAGCTGTAGTCTTTCAGTCCTCTTTGGTAGTACCAGCTTTAATAAGAAAGCATTTTAGGCTAATTTAAGAAAGTCTCAATTATTGCAGAGACGACCTGCAGCAGGCAAACTTATTTCATCTATAATACATAAAAGATCAGAATTTATTGCAGAAACCACACTGAATATACAGCTGGGAATAGAGAACTAGCTGATTAATATGTTGTTAAAAGACACTTAAACTTctaaaaaaagaagttcagtaAGTGATTAAAGGTCATTAGgttgaaatgaaaagcatgGTTATCCTGAATTTAAAAGATGTGAAATGAAGGGAATTTCCATCATGACAAAAACTTTAGGATTCTGAAGCACAGTTTGCTTGCCAAATTGTCAGAGACAAAGATTAGCCTGACAATCAGTAAAATTGAGAAGTGGTGATATAATTGTTGTCTTTAAGTATTAGCTTTTAACAACAATATGATGCAATATTACAATAATAATTGGAAACAACTTGAAAATACCcctatatttaaaaataatgtttaaccATTCAAGAGTAGGGAGAACTTTATGGGTCAGATGCACAAAGTGACAGTGGCAAGCAATTCCAAATGGTACACCAGGGATAGTGTGTGTGCAGGTAGTTCGCTGGTCTCAGCAAACAATAGAATTGTAAGAgaagttaattttttcttaatgcttgcCTTCCAAGTAGTCCTCAATTTAATCATTCTTACAATAACGACTTGTACTTCCTTACAggtaaaatgaggaaaatgctCACAACAAACCCAGGTTTACAGCAGATTTTGAGAGAATTGTGCTGTGATCACAAAACAATAACACTCCATTTTGTCAGTTTCAGAACTGGATAGATCAAGTATGAGTCTGACACAATAGatgcatttttacttttctcatttttaatagtGCAAAAAAATCAGTAGTTTACTTTATGAAAATAACCTTAATTCTATAGATATTTGCATTTGcaagcaaaaatgcaatgaCCATTTCCACAAGAGCCAAGTGGAAAATTTGATGCCaaataaattactgttttaattGAACAGAAATAGAAAGTCCTTCATatagctttaaaagaaaacatttacaaaaatattttgcctttttaaacAGTATACTGGCAGTGCATAAAGAGCAAATATAAGTCTGAGCTTAAGCTGTACAGAAATCAATATGCGCTAGTAATTCTCTGTGCTGGCTTGTTGGATACTGCACTTTACATCTGGGACACTCAAGGAAACTTTCATCAAGGAGATTTGAATGTTTCTGGGAAGGACTACTATCATATGCTGCAATCTTCTCTTCAAATGCAGCTTGCAAATCTTCTTGTGGTTCCATATGTCCAGACTCCTGGAGCTTTTGGAAAAGGAGCAGCTTTAGTGAAGAACTGAGGCATGCTTGAATGAGGTTCTGATTATATAGATGTAGGAAGAAAAGATTTGATGGCACACAAACCATGTGTTACATACAGTGCTAAGGACAGAATTTTAAAGATGGCTAAATGCAGTTATGCTACTTGCATTAATAACAAGGGGCAATATGGGCCTGTTGAATAGTTTTCATACAGTATATGAATTAGATTGCAGGTAGCTTTTCTGCAGGCTACTTAACACAGGCTTACCAAAACATCTCAAGTATATGGTTAAGAGAGCACATCAATTACATTATAGCAGTATTTAATATATACTCTTCGTTTGAAGTAGCTTCTCTACTTCATGAGCCACTGAATGAGAACATAAGTCTTGTCACTTTAAACACTGTGCAGCAGCTATCAGAGTATTTCATAAGATATAAAAAAACATGGAAGCTATGATAGCAAGCTTCAGACTCACACATTATCATTGCTAATCTGCAGCTACTTTGCCATCTTACAACTTTCATACACATTCTAATTAAAAGGCTATTAAAATTTCTGCACCCTAAACACTGAACAATGGAACATGACTTGCAGAAATGTTAGTACTGAATACAGatcttaatgcatttttgtcTACATACATAGGGTTGTAAGGTTGTGTATTTTTGagggggaagaaggaaagaagaagggaagaatgaAGGAAATGAACACTGACTGAAGCTTTCTCACAGCAGGACCACAAGCCTCATGAGAATCAAACGTTGAATactatatttattttagaaattccTTTGAAAGTTCTAAAAACATGCCGTATATGTACCAGGGAATTCAACATTATTTACAATTACACCTACACTTAGgaaatttctcctttttgcaAGGAATCCTTATCCAACTATCTTTCTAGGCATTCATAAAGTACCCCCCCAATCAAATGCACCAATCCTCACTACAGAGGATGCTGCCTCTGCCTAATTTCCTTCCTAAACTCTGCCTTAATTTTCCCTTCTCCACCTGACACTGTGAACTACAGTCTCTACGCATGAAGGTTTCCCTTAATGGGCAACAGCACCCAATAGCTATCCATCCAACTTCTCCGCACAGGGAAACTGAacactgcagccctgcagaagtttcagcagctcctgcagctggatTTTCTAGAGGCATCTGCTGGCAGTAGCAGCAACTATGAGACAAGAATTCCCCTGCTCTGCAACTTGTTAGTGGCTTTAGGATTCATCTTTTCTGTAAGAAGCAAAGCAGCCTCAAACCTGATCTAATGAAGGATACAGGcacctaatttttttttcttctgaacctCATTTAAATAAGTCCAGAACTGCAGACTCAACAATTCTATTCAGCCATCACAGTTCCTTAATATAGGAACACCAAcagtcaaaatatatttttgctgAAGACTGAAACACTCCTGGATACAACAGAGCAAACAGATTAGTGGATTGCTTGATGTTTAatctttccttttgaatttcTGTTGAAACCAGTGGTCAAATCTAGGTTGCTTTCTTTGGGATTATATAAGTAGCAAACAGACCATGTCCCTCACAAAATACTAACATCCCTTTTTAATCATAGGAGTTAAACAGATCTTTCTGAAAATGGATGAATATTAGTAATCCATCCATTCCATGTAACAGAGATATAGGATAGGGTCTGAGGAGAGGGATTCAGCTGTAAGGGTTGTGCCTTGTTGACCAACAGCAAGTTTAAGTAGAAGCATACTACACTACTGGTTCTGTACAACAGACAAAACTAGAAATACACTGTGACAAAACAATTATCTTTGCTATCAAGGAATCTGACtattctgcatctccttctgcAGTATCATTTCTCCAAAACAGAATTTGTATTTAACTAGCTAATGTAGGGTTCTGCATCATTGGACTGCATAGCTAACAGATGTGAGCAACTACAGTGAATACCTGATGACATGAAGAGAAGGCTCACTACACTCCTGGGTGAGAAGTTGTTCATTTATGCAAAATTCCTGAGTTAACCTGCAAGTTATTCAGTACGTACCAGAGGTTCAAGACGAGTTATTTGCTCCCTAGCCTTGAACAATTCCTTAAAGATTTTGTTTAATTGATGCTTCAAGTTCTGGCGGTCAAGCTTTTCATTCTCCAAGTCTGCAGTGCATATTTGGATCTTGCAACCCACAAAGGGAAAAGATGTAGAATTATCAAGAACATGGTGGAAGAAgggtgatttttcttctttacatatTTAAAGCAAGCTTTACTTATAATCATATcctaaaatacattaaaatcatttgttcctttcatttcagtagAATTTGTATGCTCAATTAATAATTAGAGGTAGAGTTATAAGTTTTTTTGGTTGAAGGATATTTCATCTGTCTCATGCTCCTAAACTGAAGGTTTTCTGGAAAAGCATATAGTGGAAGTTTCCCCCCAGAAATGCCAGTTCCTACACCATTATCTTTGTTGGAGCAATTTGAAAGGAAACTATGGACAACGTTATACCACAGCTTAGCAAACATACAACATTTTCTCCCAAGGATTTAAATGAGATCTCTAAAAACTTCCTTGAAAAAACAGAGCAGATGGCAATGCAGTTATTTGCATGTTCCAAGTTTCAATGAGCTGATTAGTTTTAGGATGTTTCCCAGACCTACTTTGAGGCTGTACAGTATTTATTTGAACAAATGATTCTGCAGAAAGTAGCATTAGTTGCAGCCTCTTACAGATTTCCTccagaaaacaagaatttttaGAAGCACAGAAGGATCACCCAGAATTGCCTATTAGTATCTATTATTACTTTAATACACCACTTACTCTTAAATTTGAAGTATAATATGCAAAGACTTTCTAGAACAATTTAAGTATCAAATTCTTGATAAATGAAGTCACATCTGAACATGTAACTGCATACCTGTTGTTCCAACAAAGCTATCCTAGCAtgttcctcctgctgcttgAGCAATGATTTACGAAGAATCTGTACCTACAAGACAGAAAAACCAAGCAATTTCAATGTATAGtaagtttaagaaaaaattcaagGAGGAATGGAACTAAACCTCTGTATGCCTGTGCCAGCAGAAAACATGCTTATTTTACAGCAGCCAAACAGGATTCAAATACCTCTCCTTCCCTGGGGAAAACCCCAGGAAAATGTTATTACAATACAGAGTAAGGAAGAATGTAGATTAATGTTTtactgagtaaaaaaaaaaaaaaaggaataaaactgaACTTTCCCAGGTGATTGgctgaacagaaaaatacatgtataaaaAAAGCCTACGTTTAACTAATATGACATGATGctattgtttttaatatgtaGTTTAGCTTACTTTAAATAGAACTGAAAAGTTAGAAAATACTCAACTATAAGGCATTAACTAAATGCATTTAAGATATCCATTTACAGGACATATCAAACTTTTAAAGTGAATGCTTTTGTTCTgttgaaaaaatacaaaataagttTATTATTAACCTGTGATAACACTAGCCTGTATCTAGAGAGCTAGTCTGATATTCTAGTTTTAGCCTAAATCAGTGTCTATTGAATTGTATCTTACTTGAAATTTCAGCTCTATTGACCACCAAGTACAAAGGGTATCTATCTTATTTGGATGACTTGAGTACAGTCCATAAAGAAGAACTTGCCAGGTTCTCTTCATCTAAGAGATGGCCATGATCTCACGTCCAGAAGAAGTTTTATTAGCACAATGCTGACAGGAatactttgttttaatttaccACTGTAGTTGTCCACATATGACAATTCCAAACAAGCTGTAAgcactaaattatttttaacattacaATACAGCATAAGCATGTTTTCCCAACTCTGCTCAGCCAGATAGGTAGTGAAAAGTAATTGGGctcaagaaaaaggaagaatcaaGAACTTCACATCATGACTTAGTTAAATAACATTGTTTGCAAGTTACTCTCTGGGAAACAGGCAAGCCCTGCAAACAGTTAGAAAGTGATAGAAAAGCAACAGGTGAGGCAACAGTGAAAGCCATGCATAACAAACAGCTTGCCTCACAGGCAACTTCCTGGGCTCTGTAATGAGTTACAGAACTCTTGTCATTGGCTTCTACTATAGTTGTCTCCAAGACAGTGATAGTTGAAGTTCCGTTGCATCCCTTATATACACATTGCTTTTCAGGAGTGAGATGCACTTGATAGTGTTTTATTCATGGCATAATAAAGAAATCCAAGAATGGGATCtgagtggggggaaaaaaagggaaaaaaaatggcatagGGTGCAACATTCAGTTGGAGACACTATCCAGGGAGATGTGTCTGTTTATCCAGTAAATGTTAGACCACAGCTGATAGTAAACACCAGTGATATTCCACTTCGGATCACACAATAACATACATTAAACTTGACTTTTTACCTTTTCTGTTCTCATTCACCGATAATCTTGAGGATGAAGCCAGATTAAAATCTATGACGCATTCTCCTGCTCCATTTTATGCCCCACAGTACTACTGAAATAAGCAAGCTCATGTTTAAATGAGTAAGTTTCACAAAACCAGATCGCTAAACCAGCATTAAAGGATTCAGTTTTAACCACAAGGAGGATGTGAGTATAGGTGAACGCAAATAGTTATCAGACCAAGTGACTGTTCCGATGAAGTATGGCTTTCCAGCTCTCTTGATTCTTTGCTAATgatcttcagtttttcatctgcTTACCTGAGATAATAGATcttcagactttttcttttcctctcgTAGCTGTAGTTTAATACTTTCGTTTTCTTGTTTTAGtatctgtattttctctcctttaattctgttttcattttcttgatcCTTCATTTCAACAAAATGTTGCGACTGCAGTAAGGCATTTAAGCTCACTATTTCTTGTCGTCTTTGTTCATACTTCTTTTTGAACTCATTAAGTTCACATTTCAACTGGATTACAGTGCATCTTTCAGCTTCAAGATCACtctttgcattttctaaaaGCTGATCataatgtttttgcttttcttgtagATGACCTTAATGAGACAGATAAGGAGAGAACTACATagaaaaacacttcagaagCAGAGCACCAAACTTTTGATAGCATTTTGAAGCATACTGATGTAAATTGACATTTTAGTATGTTACACAGGCTAGATCATCACCAAACTAAATTAAAACAGCTTTATAAACGTCTAAAGCAGAAAAACCTTCTCCAAGGATAGTTACTGGAAAACAGCAACTTGACTTCCATGTAGTGTTACAGCCACTTCCTTCACTAACTGTTAAAGCAGTGTTACAGCATTTGTCCTGAGTACACGAGCTGCACGGTCCCACTAATAGTTCTCCTGCAGCCTCATGCATTATACTGCAACATTAAAACAGATCAAAAGACATTAGAATCTCATGTTTCAATCTAGGCTCCTTAGTCAAGGTTCCATCATTACTCTCTCCCTAGAGACACCCTGGGGGGCCTCGTAAGTTCTGCTTTATCACCACAGAAATGGAATATCTGTTGTCTTCAAATTGTACATGATCACTTCTACACAGCatttaaaggaaactgaagtAGGTCTTTTGATCAAGAATGCCTTTTTCTTGGCTAATGACCTTTGCTTAAATCGCTGTTCAAATAGTTTATGCTTGTTGACCcaagaaaagcttaaaaactAGGAAAGAGTGCTCCACAGAAATTTAGAATATAAAGTATACCCAGAATAAGGAATGCTATCATTCACAGTCCCTTGTGATTTCTGGTACTCAAGTTTTTGTCTTGTGTACTTCTCCTGTTGAAGGCTTCCCTCATGTTCTTCAAAGTGTAACTTACTAGGGAAAGTTTCTTCCTTGAATGTTCAACACTCCCCAGCTAAGGCTAAGCCTTAAATTCATTAGCAATACTCCTTTACAGGGCAATGAGCTCTTCAGAGAGATgtcaacattttccttggaaaaaaattctcaatTTGTATagctagctttttttttttaaaagctttgatTTCTACTGCTGTCTATTTGCTTGAAGAGGAACACTCATcccctttctgtgttttttggCTGCTTTGATGACAAAGCTTTGACCATAGTAACTGATTACTTCATCTGGTGAGCTACTACAGGCTGCCCTCCCTCCAATACACTGTcttaaagaaagatttaaaaaaaaaataacatttcacagTTTTCTGTAAGGTTACCAGCAGCAACATAGAAACAAAGCCACTGCTCATTAATTACAAAGTGTAATTAACCATAGAACTATCCTCACCTGGAGTAATAACATGCCTGTTTCATAAGTTTACCTTGCAGATCTGCTGCAGTATGAAACTGATAATTTGACATGAAAAGGAAGCCAACTCCTTCTGGCTCTTCTGttcaagattattttaattttatcctACAAGCTGGTCAAGCATGACTCAAGTCAATCTGAATATGTGCTACAGAGAAGGTGCTTACTGAGGAACTGCACAACATGGAAGTAAGCTAGAGGTAACCAGATCCATTATTGCAAAACATTCTGGACAAGCGTCAAAATCTATCACAGATGCCAAATGATCTGTTTGGATGAATAAAGAACATGCCGGGCTTGAGtcatttttataatatttattttgaaagaaacagaCTGATACACACCTAGCCAGTAAATTCTTAATGCTTCCTTTATGGAGGCTAACAGTGTACTTTGAAGGATGGGAGATATGCATGTATTTGCCTCTACActttctgcaaacagaaaggtGGCCAATAAACTgtcaaagcttttaaaaattgtttagCAAAGTAGATAGGAACAAGAGGAATTGATCAAGTAATACAACtgaaaaaacaggaaacaaagaaattcaAAAGTTTTACAAATAGAGCAAAGTATTATGAAGTCAGTCATGATTACTTCTATTATTTATAGGAAATTTTTACAGATAATTATGGTTTCAGTcattcatggaaaaaaaaaataccttctgCATTAAATTCTTTGGGTTGTTGCTGACTAACAATTTCTGACCTCTGCTCAAGTTCCAAGATCCTTCCCAGCAGTCCCCTGACATATGCTTCACGTTGCTGGTCATACAGTAACCATTGTTGGTTTTTCTCAAGAGCCtttgtgaagagaaaaaaagaataaaaaaagcctCTAGTACTTCACCAGATTTGAAACTATTATTCACCTTGTTTCTTAGTGAATGAGAAAAACTAcgtattttatttgtttaaagaaaagctaCTTAGTTTCCCAGCAAACTGCATTAATCTTTTCTGCATAATCAATAAAACCCTTCTTGGTGTTATTGAGCATAAGTTAAAAAGCAGCAATATTAAATTCTGATTGGCTTATTTactggaaaagggaaatcaCTGAAAAATTTGATGATTCATGCCTCAGATAATGAATTAACCTTTCATTTTGTCAAATACAGTGGACAAAGCTAACATTACAACTTACAGTCAAATGTCAGATATCTTCTTAGCAGCTTTATCTGATAATATCTTCTATCATACCCTCTGAGGTCCCATTCTAACCAAAAACATATATGGTGATAGTTTACATTCTTATACAATACATGATTTTACATGGACTGTTTCCAGGAGAACTTACATCTTTTAGCTGCTTTTCAACTTCACTAAGATTGGTTGAAGATCCAGGGCTGTTTATTACAGTTTCCTACAGACAAAGAGCAATCAGTTACATTCTTTAAAATAGAAGAGTATATCTAGTTCTGTTTAACTATTAATCTCAGGGTCAGCATAAGAGTAGTTTAAAATTTAAGATGCATTTATCTGACagttgaattaaaaaagaaaatctatgtTCTATTTTTAGAACAAACTAAATTACATGGGAAAACATTacatagatttttaaaaatcttctggAAAATATAGGACATCTTAATTTAGTTCACTGAATAACTGTTACAATAAAACATCTCATAAGAACAACACTTTTGGTTGAACTTCTGTCTTGACAGACC
This portion of the Meleagris gallopavo isolate NT-WF06-2002-E0010 breed Aviagen turkey brand Nicholas breeding stock chromosome 8, Turkey_5.1, whole genome shotgun sequence genome encodes:
- the CEP55 gene encoding centrosomal protein of 55 kDa; the protein is MNSKTAKGVIIGKWGLKSGSSRLESDLEKYKQENAALKKSLEEITKGKGRAEDPERSRLLEKILCLEKEKEKYNHLLGEKDKEIQNLRDRLKSKNKNSEVSLLHSQLEEKTKEAERREQLLSSLSEEMNQLKCDLSTITAKCSEIENRTGSSQASQETVINSPGSSTNLSEVEKQLKDALEKNQQWLLYDQQREAYVRGLLGRILELEQRSEIVSQQQPKEFNAEGHLQEKQKHYDQLLENAKSDLEAERCTVIQLKCELNEFKKKYEQRRQEIVSLNALLQSQHFVEMKDQENENRIKGEKIQILKQENESIKLQLREEKKKSEDLLSQVQILRKSLLKQQEEHARIALLEQQIQICTADLENEKLDRQNLKHQLNKIFKELFKAREQITRLEPLLQESGHMEPQEDLQAAFEEKIAAYDSSPSQKHSNLLDESFLECPRCKVQYPTSQHRELLAHIDFCTA